The genomic DNA ATCTGTACTTGATATACGATAATAATAATAACACTGTGGATTCTGTGGAAAATGCGTCAATAAAAGGAAAACTCGCTTAAAAATAGTGGGTTAAGAATGTTCCTGCCAATATGACATTGTGAATTTCTATGTGCAGAACATGTGGAAATCTGTGTGGTTTTCCACAATTTGGAATGTGGATTTCTTTTTCACACAAAAAATCCACAATCTATCCAGATTCTTTTCCACACCCAAAATCTTGTGCACAGCACTGTGCACAGAAAGCGTTTCTCTTTAAAAATCAATAACTTTTTATTTTTATCATTAAGAGATTGCAAATTGAGTTATCCACATCGGGCAAATCTATTGTTGATAGGCATCATACAGGTAAGAGGATTTTCTCTTTTTCGTTGAGGATATGTTTATATTGTTCCGTGTCGTCAGGTGTAAGCTATCTCACCATGCATACATAAATAGGAGACGGTTGAGGTGCTGACTTATGATTCTCAAAAAGCGATGCGCGCATTGTGCAAAAATGATCGCACACTCGGTCAATTAATCAAGCAGGCAGGACCAATAACCCTTGATTTGCCAAAACGATTAAACCCTTTTGATGCGCTTTTGCGGTCGATTATCTATCAACAACTCTCAGGAAAAGCGGCTGCCGCCATTCACAAACGGGTGCGCGTCCTGTTTTCTGGGGGAAATATCAACCCAAATCAAGTACTTGCGATGGATGACCAGGTGCTTCGCAATGCGGGAATGTCCCGGGCAAAAGTGGTCGCGGTAAATGATCTGGCGCAAAAAACCATAGATGGCCTGATTCCCCCGGGTTCACGCCTTCGGGAAATGTCGGATGCCGATATTGTAGAAAATCTCACACAAGTGCGCGGCATTGGAGAGTGGACTGTTCAAATGTTTCTGATGTTCCAACTCGGCAGGCCCGATGTGCTCCCGACAAAAGATTTGGGGGTGCGCAAGGGATTTATGCTCACTTATGGATTGGACGAGTTGCCAGCAGAAAAAGATATGATGGTCTATTGTGAGCGGTGGCGACCTTATCGCTCGGTGGGAAGCTGGTACATGTGGCGGGCACTTGAATTGTGAGGCTAACTTTCATGTATAAACGGAGCGGATTATGCCAAACCTGATCGTTTTATTGAGTGACCAGTTGCGCCGACAGGCTCTTGGAATTCACGGTGACCCGGATGCACGCACACCGCACCTGGACGCCTTTGCACAACAGGGTGTTCGATTTGACAATGCGTGTTCCACGTATCCGATCTGTGTGCCTTTTCGATTTACACTTATGACCGGCGAATATGCCCATGTCCGCAAAATACCGGGTATTGAATACGCAATGTCCACGGAAGAGCGCACGCTGGCAGATGAGTTTAATGAGGCGGGGTATGAAACCATTTATGTGGGCAAATGGCATCTCGATGGCGGGCACGGGCGGTTGGGATCTGCTGTGCAGGTCAACCGCACGCGGATACCGCGTTCTCGGCAGGGTCGCTGGCAAAAGTGGTACGGGTTTGAGCTGCGCAATGATCCCTTTGATACCTGTTATTTTGAGGACGACGATCCCACGCCGAAAAAAATTGAAGAGTATCAGACCGATGGCTTGTTTCAAATTGGTATGGATTATATAAAAGACCGCGTGGATGACCGTCCCTTCTGCATGGTCATTTCTGTGGAACCACCTCACGATCCTTTTGTGGCTCCCGAAGATGTGCAATCCGCATGGGAAGCGAGAGATATTGTATTACCCGAAAACTTTGATGTGGCGGATCCCACACAGCGCGAAGCGTTTATTCTCAGTCGCAAGCGCTACAATGCTATGGTTGAGAATCTGGATGCCAATGTCGGAAAGATGATGGTTTTTCTCAAGGCGGAAGGATTATTGGATGATACAGTCGTGGTCTTTTTATCTGACCACGGCGAATTGGCGGGCGCACACGGCCTGCGCGCCAAGCAATGGCCCTATGAAGAGTCTGTGGGGATTCCACTCATGGTGTGGGATTCCCGTGTGAGAGAACGCGCGGGAACGGTGATCAATGACCCGACATGCACCGAGGATTTGTTTCCAACACTGCTTGGATTGGTGGGGTTAACCCCAAAAAATGAGGTGCCGGGGACGAACTTGACACCGCTCATTCACGGGGATGTAGATGCGCTTGATCGCGAGGGTGTTTTGCTCGAATTTGTTGCGGAATTGCGGGAACGACCACCATTTTTTGATGAAGTTTGGCGGGGATTTCGGACCCGGGATTACAAATATACCGTGAAGGGCAACAATATGGGCGGCAGACCCTGGCAATTTTTTGATCTGAAAAACGATCCCGGGGAAATGAATAATCTGGTAGATGACCCCAATTACCGCGACCTGGTTGTCCACCATCATCGCTTGTTGTGCGAGCGCATGATTGAGACAGAGGATCACTTTGTCCTGCTTCCGGCGTTTGACAGTGAGGGTGTAAACGTCTGGGAAGAGTAAGTTCAGGGTTTCCAGATGGTCGCGCCGATATAGCGTTCGCCTTCGGGCGTATCATTGTAATAATAGGCTGTTACGAGTACGCCATCGGGTCTCAGAACAGTGCGCGGATACCCGATATCCGCATTGCCGCCATCTTCGCGCAGTACAATTTCCTCGCTCCAATTGGTTCCGGTCGTATCACTGATCCTCGCGCGAATACCATAAGGTGTTGCGCGATAACCGTAAGTTAGAACGACCCGTCCATCCTTCAGATGCGTCAACGTCGGCGGGTTCCCCCCCTGGCCAGAAGCCGGTACAGGCTGGCCGACATGTGTCCAGGTCAGCCCATCATCTTCGGATAAATACGTATCGATCCAGTGTTTAGACGCTGTAAATTCTCCGCGTTCCGTGCAGCGCACGGCGACAAGAATATGCCCATTACGGAGACGCAAACTTGCGGGCATGATCTGAAAACCCGCAGGCTCTTCACTCAGCCACGATAGAAATCCAAATTTGCGCCCGCCATCATAAGACCGCGCAGCAAATACGCGGCCTTCCAGCCCATTGCGCTTATTCGCCGTTAGAAATAGCGTACACCGATCCGCGCTATCTATCAGATAATCCGTTCGCGCAGCGATCCCGGTTTGCCCCCACATTGGGAGCCAGAAAGGCCCGTTCCACGACTGACATCGGTCCTGTGAATAGTACCAGAAGGAACAGACCCCTGGACCCAGGCCCGTCCTGGCACACATCAATGCGAAGTCGGGATGCGAAAAATCCACATTGCCCGGACAATCCGTCGGCCCGTGTTCTCCGTCCAGAACTTCGCCTACGCGCAATCCTTCATTCATGTGTTCATCGGCTGACAATCCGCGATTTCCCGGGGTTTTGCACGGCATGGGTGTCACGTTCCAGGTTTCGCCGCCATCCACACTTCGCGCTTGCATGTTTACAAATGGACTGTCTTTGTCTCGCGCGTGAAAACCGCCCTGGGGATCTGTATATCCCAGCGTAAATCCCAGTGCGATCTCGTCACCCCACGACCACACCCCGTAATTTGCAGGCCAACCCGCAAAACGCCCCGTTTCCCGGTACACGGTTACGTGTTTCATAATTTAACCGTACCATCTTCCAGCATGCTCAACAGTGCCGAATCATCCACGTTTAGAGGTAATTCAACTCTGCCTCGACGACGACTCGATTCATAAGTTGCAAAAATCAATTCTGTTGCTTGCAGTGCTTTGCGCCCCGAAAGTTCGGGTTCGCGTCCATTTTTCACGGCATCGACGAGGTCCAGCACAGCAACGGTTGTCGCATCGCGCTGACTCACCATGCCGCTGAGATCCACATCCACCTCCTGGGTGCCCGATACAACGCGGAGTGGGCGAGCATCGCGGCCCCCAATTTCAATGAACCCTTCGCTCCCGACCAACCGATTCGCAACGCCCTGCATCCTGGTTACACCTGTTACCAACAACCCCTCGCGGCCATTTTGATACCGAATCCACGAAATTCCGCTGCCTTCCACGGGGGTCCCAAACACCTCGCGCCCACCTTCTGCGTCGATTTGCCCGATTACCCACTCGGCGGGTTCATCGTCATTGTAAAAGAAGAACATATCGAACCAGTGCGTGCCCCAGTCGAACATGTTCGGGCAATTGCCCTCAAAACGCCGCACTTCGCCAATGGCACCAGATTTTGCAATCTCCTTTGCCTTTATAAATTGCCCGGCAAACCGCCTCTGATGACAAAATGTGATGACCACGTCGTTATCCACGCAGGCCTGATATAACGATTTTGCTTCTCCCCAGGTCGGTGCCATGGGCTTTTCTGCGTGAATCGCCTGAATCCCACTGCCCGCCGCATCTACAATCATGTCGTGATGCAATCCGGTCCAGGTACACACGCTGACAAAGTCCAGGTCTTCCTTTTCCAGCATGTCGCGGTAGTCTTCGTAGCCGTTTTCAACACCAAATTCCGCCATGTACGCCGAACGCGGTGCCTCAAACGGATCGGCACACGCTATGATCGCTACGTCGTCTGATGCGGTCCACCCGCGTGCATGCGCTTTTCCACGACCCCCACAACCGATAACACCAGCTTTAAAATTTGCCATTTTCTTTTCTCCTCTATTTATGTTTTCCAAATCGATGTCGCATCCACGACATAGCCCCTCTGGTTATCCACCACGTTTAACAGGGGTTCTCCCGCGCAGAATCGACGCACATTTTCCACAATTAATGCCTTTCTGCGCTTGTCTATTTCGGGCGAAGCACCTGCCACATGTGGCGTCAAAATTACATTTTCCATGGACCACAGGGCGTGATCTTGCGGCAGCGGTTCCTCTTCATATACATCGAGACCCGCACCGCCGATCTGCCCGGATTGCAATGCGCTGGTCAGTGCATGCAATTGGACCACTTTGCCGCGGCCGATATTGATTAGTATTCCCGTATTTTTCATCGCACGAAACATATCCGCATCGAATAACCCTTCGGTCTGTGCTGTATGCGGTACGCAAATTACCACAAAATCGGACTCCGCGACCATATCCGAAAGTTCATCTGGGGCATAAATACGCGCGATAAAATCGGGTTTTCCCTTTGGGGCTGGATCCATTCCCACCACGCGCATGCCAAATACCGGGCCTCGTTCGGCAACAGCCAGACCAATGCCTCCCAAACCGACGACGCCCAATGTCGTTCCCGCAAGGTGGATGACCGGCACGCCTTTTTCCCATTTGCTCTGGGACTGATTGCGAATATAGTGATGCAATCCGCGCGCAAATGCCATGACCATTGAAAATACATGATCGGCGATTACATCGCTGTATATCCCACGGATATTCGTCACTGTCAAATCGCTTTTTCGCAGTTCTGGAAAGTAATAGCCATCCAGCCCGGCACTCGTCGCCTGTACCCACCGCAGTTTTTTAGCTGCTTTCAAAATCTGCGGCGTCATTCCTCCAAAATACGCATCTGCATCACCAATTTCCGACAGGATGTCTTCTTCGGACTTCACCACGACTGTTTCCACACCCAGGTCGTGGATCTGCTGCATGTATTCATCTTCCAACGCCCGCTGCAATACCATTTTTATCGCCATTTTACAACCTCCAAGCGAATCAACGAATAGACGAATAGACGAATCCCGCCCAGCAACCCCACGGACGGGCGAGAGGCACTATCTCTACATTGTTCTCTGCACTGTTTTAAGACTGCCAGGGGATACTGCCGTTTTGCTGCATTTCCGTCTGCAACAACTCACCCATTTCCCGAAATGCGCCTGTTTTTGCCTGATCCGATGTTTCTTGAGGGTCATTGCCCAGATCATAGAGTTCCAGTGGTTCAAAAGGACTGTTGTGCAACAATTTGATGTTGCCGCGTCGAACAGCGTGCTGGTTTAGTCCGAGGAATGAGGGACCCCCGTCTTTTCGCACCCAGTACATCACGCGATCAGAAAAATTCTGCGTTTCTCCTCTCAGCGTTGGCAAAATAGACAGTCCTTCGATTTCATGGTTGACCGATACACCTGCTATTTCGCAGGCTGTGGGGAATAGGTCCATCAGCATGGCAACGTTATCACATACCTGGCCTTTCTCAATTCCATCTGCCCACATTGCACAGGTGGGTACCCGAATGCCGCCTTCATACATCTGTCCCTTTCCGCCTTTTAAATCACCGTTGGTTGCGCCCACATTTAGCTGTCCGCCATTGTCCGATGTGTAAATCACGAGAGTATTGGAGAGTTGTCCGGTTTGCTCAAGCGCGTCCAGGACCCGACCAATGCCCGCATCCATGTGCTCGACCAGTGCGATGTATTTCACCCGTTCGGGCGAGGCATCAGGCTCGCGCTGGCGCACCCGGTCGATCCAATCTTCTGGCGGTTGAATGGGCGTGTGTGGCGCATTATAAGCCAGATAGAGGAAGAACGGTTGTGACGAATGCGCGTGTCCGTGAATTACCTCGGTCGCCCATTCTGTAAATAGATCCGTTGCGTGTCCCCGCGGGTCAATCACCTCGAGGTCTTTCTGCATGTAATTCTGGTCGTGTCGCAAATGCGTGTAATAATCGTCCATCATGTCGCCCAGAAAACCGTGGAAATGATCAAATCCACGCTTGCACGGATGGTTCTCTGGCTCGAGGCCCAGGTGCCATTTTCCAATAATGGATGTGTGATAGTCTTTTTGTTTGAGCATTGATGGCAGTGTTATGGCATCGCGACTGAAATATCCCCAATTACTCTCGGGGTAAGTGCGAATCACGCCCGGCACGCCAACTCGATCCGGATATCGCCCGGTCATCAGTGCTGCGCGACTGGGGGAACATACGGATGAATTTGCGTAGAACTGCGTCAGGCGAATGCCGTTTTCAGCAATGCGGTCGATATTTGGCGTTTGAATATGCGGTCCTTGATGTGCCGAGATATCGCCGTAACCGTGATCATCGCCCAGGATTATCAGGATATTTGGCAAATGCGCCATGTATCATCTCCTTTAATAAAATTACATGTGTCGCAGCATTCGCCGCACGAGTTCGCGTTTTTCTGCGGGGTCTTTTGCCCAGCAGATTTCCTCAAATTGATCTTCAAATGTTCCGGGATTTTCGATTGTTCGATCCCGACTCAATTTTTGCAACTGCTCAATTTCACGAGGATCGAGTCTGTGGGACATGCGGTTTAGTGCAAATTTGAATCGTTTCGGATTCCGCAAAAAATAAGTGCCCAGATCCCGGAGCATGTCGCCGTATTTCAAGCTTTGCTCCGCAACAGTTTCCGCGAGTTTATCATTTTGCATGGCCGAACTCCTTTTATTATTCATTCGCGCGTTTTCCAATTGTATCCGCGAGGTGGTCCATCAGATCGTCGAGTGCCTGCCGCGATGCGCGATCGCGAAATGCTTTGAGCGCCGGATCGTTTGTTTCCACCATCCATTCTTCGAGCGCGTTTCTCAGAGCCTGAATTTCATCGGCGTAGTTAGGGTCGTCAATCAGGTTGTTCAGTGCATTGGGGTCGTTCTCAAAATCGTAAAATTCTTCGAGTACGCGATAGCTGAACAAATGGTTTCGCGCAGCCAATTCCGGGTCGTTGGCTTCTGCTTCTTTCATCGCCTGCCAGGACCGACCATTCTGGGATTCATTTCGAAATTCCCGTTCGCCATCGGACCAGGGGTTGAAGATATAGCCGAATCGCGTGTTTTGCACACATCGCATCGGGTAATTGCGCCACCCCGAGGTCTGGTGAAATTGCGTGAACACACGCTCGCAGCCATCCTGTTTTTCACCCCGTAATACCGGCAAACGCGATTTGCCATTGACGCCGTCCGGGATATCTACACCAATCGCATCCAGTACTGTGGGCAAATAATCTACCCCGGAAATAAAATGCTCGGTATCCACGCGCCCGGCTTGAATGACCGCGGGCCACCGCGCCAAAAAGGGTGTGCGCGTGCTGTTTAGATAACAATTTGTTTTTGCAAAGGGAAATGCCATGCCATTATCGGATAAAAACATCACGAGGGTGTTCTCCGCCACGCCCGCTTCGTCCAGCACGTCGAGCAATCGGCCCACAGTGTCATCACAGCGGCGAACAGAGTTGTAATACTCGGCAATTTCCAGACGCACTTCTGGGATATCGGGTAAAAATTCGGGAATGACCACTTCTTCTGGGTCAAATGTGCGCG from Gemmatimonadota bacterium includes the following:
- a CDS encoding Gfo/Idh/MocA family oxidoreductase; amino-acid sequence: MANFKAGVIGCGGRGKAHARGWTASDDVAIIACADPFEAPRSAYMAEFGVENGYEDYRDMLEKEDLDFVSVCTWTGLHHDMIVDAAGSGIQAIHAEKPMAPTWGEAKSLYQACVDNDVVITFCHQRRFAGQFIKAKEIAKSGAIGEVRRFEGNCPNMFDWGTHWFDMFFFYNDDEPAEWVIGQIDAEGGREVFGTPVEGSGISWIRYQNGREGLLVTGVTRMQGVANRLVGSEGFIEIGGRDARPLRVVSGTQEVDVDLSGMVSQRDATTVAVLDLVDAVKNGREPELSGRKALQATELIFATYESSRRRGRVELPLNVDDSALLSMLEDGTVKL
- a CDS encoding exo-alpha-sialidase, producing the protein MKHVTVYRETGRFAGWPANYGVWSWGDEIALGFTLGYTDPQGGFHARDKDSPFVNMQARSVDGGETWNVTPMPCKTPGNRGLSADEHMNEGLRVGEVLDGEHGPTDCPGNVDFSHPDFALMCARTGLGPGVCSFWYYSQDRCQSWNGPFWLPMWGQTGIAARTDYLIDSADRCTLFLTANKRNGLEGRVFAARSYDGGRKFGFLSWLSEEPAGFQIMPASLRLRNGHILVAVRCTERGEFTASKHWIDTYLSEDDGLTWTHVGQPVPASGQGGNPPTLTHLKDGRVVLTYGYRATPYGIRARISDTTGTNWSEEIVLREDGGNADIGYPRTVLRPDGVLVTAYYYNDTPEGERYIGATIWKP
- a CDS encoding sulfatase, whose product is MGDPPTGQIGPPDRGGILRWGRVEERSNMNRPNFMLITADDMNWDAVGAFGCPTAGTTPNIDRLAAGGLRFNHGHVTIAVCQPSRSALMTGRYPHLSGGEGFYHLRHEEVPILPDILRGEGYDVGILGKVTHSTPYAAFQWDMAYDQIDLGQGRNPDAYYQHTKNFVQSAVDGDHPFFLMANSHDPHRPFYGNDKPEWYSELDPPAVPPSRTFDPEEVVIPEFLPDIPEVRLEIAEYYNSVRRCDDTVGRLLDVLDEAGVAENTLVMFLSDNGMAFPFAKTNCYLNSTRTPFLARWPAVIQAGRVDTEHFISGVDYLPTVLDAIGVDIPDGVNGKSRLPVLRGEKQDGCERVFTQFHQTSGWRNYPMRCVQNTRFGYIFNPWSDGEREFRNESQNGRSWQAMKEAEANDPELAARNHLFSYRVLEEFYDFENDPNALNNLIDDPNYADEIQALRNALEEWMVETNDPALKAFRDRASRQALDDLMDHLADTIGKRANE
- a CDS encoding sulfatase; protein product: MPNLIVLLSDQLRRQALGIHGDPDARTPHLDAFAQQGVRFDNACSTYPICVPFRFTLMTGEYAHVRKIPGIEYAMSTEERTLADEFNEAGYETIYVGKWHLDGGHGRLGSAVQVNRTRIPRSRQGRWQKWYGFELRNDPFDTCYFEDDDPTPKKIEEYQTDGLFQIGMDYIKDRVDDRPFCMVISVEPPHDPFVAPEDVQSAWEARDIVLPENFDVADPTQREAFILSRKRYNAMVENLDANVGKMMVFLKAEGLLDDTVVVFLSDHGELAGAHGLRAKQWPYEESVGIPLMVWDSRVRERAGTVINDPTCTEDLFPTLLGLVGLTPKNEVPGTNLTPLIHGDVDALDREGVLLEFVAELRERPPFFDEVWRGFRTRDYKYTVKGNNMGGRPWQFFDLKNDPGEMNNLVDDPNYRDLVVHHHRLLCERMIETEDHFVLLPAFDSEGVNVWEE
- a CDS encoding DNA-3-methyladenine glycosylase 2 family protein, which produces MRALCKNDRTLGQLIKQAGPITLDLPKRLNPFDALLRSIIYQQLSGKAAAAIHKRVRVLFSGGNINPNQVLAMDDQVLRNAGMSRAKVVAVNDLAQKTIDGLIPPGSRLREMSDADIVENLTQVRGIGEWTVQMFLMFQLGRPDVLPTKDLGVRKGFMLTYGLDELPAEKDMMVYCERWRPYRSVGSWYMWRALEL
- a CDS encoding sulfatase-like hydrolase/transferase gives rise to the protein MAHLPNILIILGDDHGYGDISAHQGPHIQTPNIDRIAENGIRLTQFYANSSVCSPSRAALMTGRYPDRVGVPGVIRTYPESNWGYFSRDAITLPSMLKQKDYHTSIIGKWHLGLEPENHPCKRGFDHFHGFLGDMMDDYYTHLRHDQNYMQKDLEVIDPRGHATDLFTEWATEVIHGHAHSSQPFFLYLAYNAPHTPIQPPEDWIDRVRQREPDASPERVKYIALVEHMDAGIGRVLDALEQTGQLSNTLVIYTSDNGGQLNVGATNGDLKGGKGQMYEGGIRVPTCAMWADGIEKGQVCDNVAMLMDLFPTACEIAGVSVNHEIEGLSILPTLRGETQNFSDRVMYWVRKDGGPSFLGLNQHAVRRGNIKLLHNSPFEPLELYDLGNDPQETSDQAKTGAFREMGELLQTEMQQNGSIPWQS
- a CDS encoding D-2-hydroxyacid dehydrogenase, encoding MAIKMVLQRALEDEYMQQIHDLGVETVVVKSEEDILSEIGDADAYFGGMTPQILKAAKKLRWVQATSAGLDGYYFPELRKSDLTVTNIRGIYSDVIADHVFSMVMAFARGLHHYIRNQSQSKWEKGVPVIHLAGTTLGVVGLGGIGLAVAERGPVFGMRVVGMDPAPKGKPDFIARIYAPDELSDMVAESDFVVICVPHTAQTEGLFDADMFRAMKNTGILINIGRGKVVQLHALTSALQSGQIGGAGLDVYEEEPLPQDHALWSMENVILTPHVAGASPEIDKRRKALIVENVRRFCAGEPLLNVVDNQRGYVVDATSIWKT